In Pseudomonas rhizosphaerae, one DNA window encodes the following:
- the cbiB gene encoding adenosylcobinamide-phosphate synthase CbiB: protein MSIALMTVAGVALDALLGEPRKHHPLVAFGRLANRIEARFNRAGRGWRSHGVTAWFVAVVPLTLLATVLSWLPLVGWLVEIFALYLALGMRSLGEHVMPVAQALRSDDLDAARQRVGYLVSRQTEELDAEAVARAGTESVLENGSDAVFAAIFWFVVAGAPGVVLYRLSNTLDAMWGYRNERFERFGWAAARIDDMLNYIPARLVALTYAVLGKTRLAVRCWRKQAPLWDSPNAGPVMAAGAGALGVQLGGPAIYHGELHERAVLGEGAPADADAIERGWQLVQHGVWLWLLVLCLGGLIDA from the coding sequence GTGAGTATTGCGTTGATGACAGTGGCCGGGGTCGCCCTCGATGCCCTGTTGGGCGAGCCGCGTAAGCACCATCCGCTGGTTGCCTTTGGCCGTCTGGCCAATCGCATCGAAGCGCGCTTCAACCGCGCCGGGCGCGGCTGGCGCAGCCACGGAGTCACTGCCTGGTTTGTGGCCGTGGTGCCCTTGACCCTGCTGGCGACCGTGCTGTCCTGGCTGCCGCTGGTGGGCTGGCTGGTCGAGATTTTCGCGCTGTACCTGGCGCTGGGCATGCGCAGCCTGGGTGAGCACGTGATGCCCGTGGCCCAGGCGCTGCGCAGCGACGACCTGGACGCTGCGCGTCAGCGCGTCGGCTACCTGGTCAGTCGCCAGACCGAAGAGCTCGACGCCGAAGCGGTAGCCCGCGCCGGCACTGAGTCGGTACTCGAAAACGGCAGTGACGCGGTGTTCGCAGCTATCTTCTGGTTCGTCGTGGCTGGCGCACCCGGTGTCGTCCTCTATCGATTGAGCAATACCCTGGACGCCATGTGGGGCTACCGCAACGAGCGCTTCGAGCGATTCGGCTGGGCTGCGGCGCGCATCGACGACATGCTCAACTACATTCCGGCGCGTTTGGTTGCGCTGACCTACGCGGTCTTGGGCAAGACCCGTCTGGCCGTGCGCTGCTGGCGCAAACAGGCCCCGCTGTGGGACAGCCCCAACGCCGGCCCGGTGATGGCGGCGGGCGCCGGCGCGCTCGGTGTGCAGCTGGGTGGCCCGGCGATCTATCACGGCGAACTGCATGAGCGCGCCGTGCTGGGCGAAGGCGCGCCCGCCGACGCCGACGCCATCGAGCGCGGTTGGCAGCTGGTCCAGCACGGTGTGTGGCTGTGGCTGTTGGTACTGTGCCTGGGAGGCTTGATCGATGCTTGA
- the cobO gene encoding cob(I)yrinic acid a,c-diamide adenosyltransferase: protein MNETAERDARHLARMLRKKAVIDERIANSPNQCGLLLVLSGNGKGKSSSAFGMLARAMGHDLQCGVVQFIKGRNRTGEELFFRRFPEQVRYHVMGEGFTWETQDRQRDIVAAEAAWEVSRQMLRDPTIGLVVLDELNIALKHGYLDLDTVLGDLQARPPMQHVIVTGRGAKPELIELADTVTEMGMIKHAFQAGIRAQKGIEL, encoded by the coding sequence ATGAACGAAACAGCCGAGCGCGACGCCCGTCATCTGGCGCGCATGTTGCGCAAGAAAGCCGTCATCGACGAGCGCATCGCCAATTCCCCCAATCAATGTGGCTTGCTGCTGGTGCTCAGCGGCAACGGCAAGGGCAAGAGCAGCTCGGCCTTCGGCATGCTTGCGCGGGCCATGGGGCATGACCTGCAATGCGGCGTGGTGCAGTTCATCAAGGGACGCAACAGAACCGGCGAGGAGCTGTTCTTCCGACGCTTCCCCGAGCAGGTGCGCTACCACGTGATGGGCGAAGGCTTCACCTGGGAAACCCAGGACCGCCAGCGTGACATCGTGGCCGCCGAAGCGGCCTGGGAAGTGTCCAGGCAGATGCTGCGCGATCCGACCATCGGCCTGGTGGTGCTCGACGAGCTCAATATCGCCCTCAAGCATGGTTATCTCGACCTGGACACGGTGCTGGGCGATCTGCAGGCGCGTCCACCCATGCAGCATGTGATCGTCACCGGTCGCGGCGCCAAGCCCGAGCTGATCGAGCTGGCCGACACGGTGACCGAAATGGGCATGATCAAGCATGCGTTCCAGGCCGGCATCCGTGCCCAGAAGGGCATCGAGCTATGA
- the bluB gene encoding 5,6-dimethylbenzimidazole synthase: MSEPYSDSERAAIYRVIAERRDMRHFIGGDVPPALLARLLAAAHQGPSVGLMQPWRFVRISDRALRSRIQALVEDERLRTAQAMGERSDQFMQLKVEGINDCAEVLVAALMDDRERHVFGRRTLPEMDLASVSCAIQNLWLAARAEGLGMGWVSLFDPQALAAVLGMPAGAKPVAVLCLGPVEQFYEAPMLELQGWAAGQPLEQMLYENQWGQSL, translated from the coding sequence ATGAGTGAGCCCTACAGCGACAGCGAGCGCGCCGCGATCTACCGGGTGATCGCCGAGCGCCGCGACATGCGCCATTTCATCGGCGGCGACGTGCCCCCGGCGCTGCTCGCGCGGCTGCTGGCGGCTGCCCACCAAGGGCCCAGTGTCGGCCTGATGCAACCGTGGCGCTTCGTCCGCATCAGCGACCGGGCGTTGCGCAGCCGTATCCAGGCGTTGGTCGAAGATGAGCGACTGCGCACCGCGCAGGCCATGGGCGAGCGCTCGGACCAATTCATGCAGCTCAAGGTCGAGGGCATCAACGACTGTGCCGAGGTGCTGGTGGCCGCGCTGATGGACGATCGCGAGCGCCATGTCTTTGGCCGCCGCACGCTGCCGGAAATGGACCTGGCCTCGGTTTCCTGCGCCATCCAGAACCTGTGGCTGGCCGCTCGCGCCGAGGGTCTGGGCATGGGCTGGGTGTCGCTGTTCGATCCGCAGGCCCTGGCCGCGGTACTGGGCATGCCCGCCGGTGCCAAGCCGGTGGCGGTGCTGTGCCTGGGGCCGGTCGAGCAGTTCTACGAAGCGCCCATGCTGGAATTGCAGGGTTGGGCAGCAGGCCAGCCACTCGAACAGATGCTGTATGAAAACCAGTGGGGACAGTCGTTGTGA
- a CDS encoding cobyrinate a,c-diamide synthase: MTEPRQCPAVLIAAPASGQGKTTVTAALARLHRNQGRRVRVFKCGPDFLDPMILARASGAPVYQLDMWMVGEQDSRRLLWEAAQEADIILIEGVMGLFDGTPSSADLARHFGVPVLAVIDGTAMAQTFGALALGLACYQPDLPFAGVLANRVGTVRHAQLLEGSLTQGLRWYGALSRETGIELPSRHLGLVQASELNDLDTRLDAAAAALAQTCEVALPPAVTFAAPVEHRVARLLDGVRIAVARDAAFAFVYDASLDVLRNMGAELVFFSPLHDAHLPACDSLYLPGGYPELHHLALAANESMLADIRAHHAADKPLLAECGGMLYLLDALTDVDGARAELLGLLPGEAVMQKRLAALALQAVELPEGVLRGHTYHHSLTSTQLQPIARGVSPNGGRGAEAVYRQGRMTASYVHFYFPSNPAAVAALFAPDLHLDAQANEPTDE; encoded by the coding sequence ATGACCGAACCGCGCCAGTGCCCGGCGGTGCTGATTGCCGCGCCGGCCTCCGGGCAGGGCAAGACCACCGTCACCGCCGCCCTGGCGCGCCTGCATCGCAACCAGGGCCGGCGCGTGCGGGTCTTCAAATGCGGGCCGGACTTTCTCGATCCGATGATCCTGGCCAGGGCCAGCGGCGCCCCGGTCTATCAACTGGACATGTGGATGGTCGGCGAGCAGGACAGTCGACGGCTGCTGTGGGAAGCGGCGCAGGAAGCCGACATCATCCTCATCGAAGGGGTCATGGGCCTGTTCGACGGCACGCCGTCGAGCGCTGACCTGGCGCGTCATTTCGGCGTTCCGGTGCTAGCGGTGATCGACGGCACGGCCATGGCGCAAACCTTTGGCGCGCTGGCGTTGGGGTTGGCCTGTTACCAGCCCGACCTGCCGTTCGCCGGGGTGCTGGCCAACCGGGTCGGTACGGTACGCCATGCGCAGTTGCTCGAAGGTAGCCTGACCCAGGGTCTGCGCTGGTACGGCGCTTTGTCCCGGGAAACCGGGATCGAATTGCCGAGCCGCCACCTGGGCCTGGTGCAAGCCAGTGAGCTCAACGACCTGGACACCCGGCTGGATGCCGCCGCCGCGGCCCTGGCGCAGACCTGTGAAGTGGCGTTGCCACCGGCGGTCACCTTTGCCGCACCGGTCGAGCACAGGGTCGCGCGCCTGCTCGACGGCGTGCGCATCGCCGTGGCGCGCGACGCTGCCTTTGCATTCGTCTATGACGCCAGCCTGGACGTGCTTCGCAACATGGGCGCCGAGCTGGTGTTCTTCTCGCCGCTGCACGATGCGCACCTGCCTGCGTGCGACAGCCTTTACCTACCTGGCGGCTATCCGGAGCTGCATCATCTGGCGCTCGCCGCCAATGAATCGATGCTTGCCGACATTCGCGCCCATCATGCGGCCGACAAACCCTTGCTGGCCGAATGTGGCGGCATGCTCTACCTGCTCGATGCGCTGACCGATGTCGACGGCGCGCGTGCCGAGTTACTGGGGTTGCTGCCGGGCGAGGCGGTGATGCAGAAGCGCCTGGCCGCCCTGGCGTTGCAGGCGGTGGAGCTGCCGGAAGGCGTCTTGCGTGGGCACACCTACCATCACTCGCTGACCAGCACCCAACTGCAGCCGATCGCTCGCGGCGTGAGCCCCAATGGCGGGCGTGGTGCCGAGGCGGTATACCGCCAGGGGCGAATGACGGCTTCCTACGTGCATTTCTATTTTCCTTCAAATCCTGCGGCAGTGGCGGCGCTGTTCGCGCCCGATCTTCACCTCGACGCACAGGCGAACGAGCCGACTGATGAGTGA